Proteins encoded in a region of the Thermodesulfatator atlanticus DSM 21156 genome:
- a CDS encoding GNAT family N-acetyltransferase, which yields MKLREAEERDFDFICDASKEFMIFGPYDEIIPSWFRDPWIKCLVLEEESELLGFIMLGPMFLPLWQQTLDVTAIYVKPTLRKRGLGLFLVKEAEVIARKKGYRYLRAHVGQENKPAFELFKKAGFSIKKKIENYYPSGLTAIEMLKELRGRKEQ from the coding sequence ATGAAACTTAGAGAAGCCGAAGAAAGAGACTTTGATTTTATTTGTGATGCTTCAAAGGAATTTATGATCTTTGGCCCGTATGATGAGATTATACCTTCATGGTTTCGGGACCCGTGGATAAAATGCCTTGTCCTTGAAGAGGAAAGCGAGCTTTTGGGGTTCATTATGCTTGGGCCTATGTTTTTGCCGCTTTGGCAACAGACACTTGACGTAACAGCTATTTATGTGAAGCCTACCTTGAGAAAAAGGGGCCTGGGCTTATTTTTAGTTAAAGAAGCCGAAGTGATCGCCCGAAAAAAGGGGTATCGATATTTAAGGGCCCATGTAGGCCAAGAGAACAAACCTGCATTTGAGCTCTTTAAAAAAGCAGGCTTTTCTATTAAAAAGAAGATAGAAAACTATTATCCTTCAGGTCTAACAGCAATTGAAATGCTCAAGGAGCTGAGGGGGAGAAAGGAACAATGA